Genomic segment of Xanthomonas sp. DAR 35659:
ATCGGGCCGGCCTTCGCCGCCTCGCACCTGGAGGTGGTCAGCGTGCTGCTGCTGTCGGCGTGGTGGTTCGGCGAACCGATCGGCGCGCTGCAGGCGCTCGGCGCGGCGCTGATCGTGGCCGGCATCGTCTGCCTGGCGCTGGGCGAACGCGCCGCCGCGACCGATGCGCACTGAGATCCCGCCCACCGCCGGCCTGCCGTTGCGCTGGCGCGACCTGTGGCCGGCGCGCGCGCCGCAGCGCCTGGCCGCGCAACTCGGCCTGCCCGGCGCGCTGCTGACCTGCTCGGGCACCGCCGCGCTGGTCATCGCGCTGCGCACCCTGGCCGCGAGCTGCCGGCGCCGCCAGGTGGTGGTGGCCGCGTACACGTGTCCACTGGTGGCGCTGGCGGTGGCCCATTGCGGCCTGCACCTGGTGCTGTGCGATCTGCTGCCCGATTCGCTCGACCCGGACCCGGCGCAACTGGCGCAGCGCTGCGGCAACGACACCCTGGCGATCATCGCCACCCATCTCGGCGGCCGCCTCAGCGATCTGGCGCCGCTGCGCCAGGCCGCCGCGGCCTGCGGCGCGATGCTGATCGAGGACGCCGCGCAGGCGTTGGGCGGCGTGCATGCCGACGGCACCCCGGCCGGCCTGGGCGGCGACATCGGCTTCTGCAGCCTCGCCGTCGGCAAGGGCCCGACCCTGTACGAAGGCGGCCTGCTGCTGTCGCGGCATGCGCCGCTGCGGCACAGCCTGGCCGACACCGCCGCGCGCCTGGCCCTGCCGGACTGGCGCTGGGAACTGCGCCGCAGCGTGCAGTTGCTGGGCTATGCCGCGCTGTACCGGCCGCGCGCGCTGCGCTGGGCCTACGGCGCGCCGCTGCGCCGCGCGTTGCGCCGCGGCGATCGCCTCGGCGCCGCCGGCGACCACTTCGACCGGGAGATTCCGCAACACGCGGTCGGCGCCTGGCGCGAAGCCGTCGGCGTGCGCGCCAGCGCGCGCTGGCCGGCGTTCCTGGCGCAGCTGCGCGACCAGGGCCGGCGCCGCAGCGCGCGCCTGTCCACCCTTCCCGGCCTGACGGTGATCGCCGACACCCCGGGCGCGCAGGGAAGCTGGCCGATCCTGATGGTGTTGCTGCCCGACGCCGCCACCCGCGAACGCGCCCTGGCCGCGCTGTGGCCGCGCGGGCTGGGCGTGGCGGTGCCGTTCGTGCATGCACTGCCCGACTATGCCTATCTGCGCGGCATCGTCGATCCGGCGCCGATGCCCAACGCGCGCGACTTCGCCGAGCGCTGCCTGAGCATCAGCAACAGCCCGTGGCTGGACGAGGACGGATTCGAGGCGATCGTCGCGGTGCTGCGGCAGGTGTGTGCGGAGCGGATCGGCGAGGCCGACCATCACCAAGCACGCATCGCTGCCGCAGCCCACATTCCCTTGTAGGAGCGGCTTCAGCCGCGACAGGATCCATCGGTAACGCCCGTCGCGGCTGAAGCCGCTCCTACACGGGCCACGCTAGCCCGCCGTCCCCGCCTCGGCCAGCGCCTGCAGCAGGCGCAGGTTCAGCGCGTGCTGCTGCGCCTGCCACGTAGGCAACGCCTGCGGCGAGGGCGGCGGCTGCGCATCCAGCGCGGCCAGCCGCCGCTTCCACCACTGCGGATACCGGACCAGCGACACCTCGCCGGTGATGTCGCTGCCGATCAATTGCCCATGCAGGAGCGCGATCGCGGCGAGCAGGTGCGGCACCCGCAGTTCGCCCTGGTCCCAGTTGGTGCGCGCGTCCTGCGGATCCAGCACGTCCTTGTCCAGCGACAGATAGGTCGGCATCGGCGTGGCATGCAACTGTTGCAGGAACGCGTCGATCAGCTCCCTGCCCGACGCGAAGCCGCGCACCGCGGCGCCCAGGCCGATGCGCCGCGCCCAGCCGACGTCCACGCCGCTGCACCAGTAGCGCAGCTTGCCGCGGTACAGCGGGCGCAGATGGTTTTCCCAGGCGTGCGCGGCGCCGACGTCGCCGGAGGTGATGCCGACCACCTCCACCCGCGCCACCTGCGGCAACGCGGCCACCCGCCACACCCACGAACCGCAATGCACGGCGAACGGGAACCGCATGTTGTCCGGGTGATTGTCGAACACCACCACCCGCAGCGGCGCCTGCGCGCGTCGCGCCGCGCGCGCGATCAGCGGCAGGCTCAGATGATGGAAGTCGCCGCTGCCCAGCAGCACGGTGCCGTGCCGCGCCGGCAGCGCGGCATCCAGCGTCGCGCCGAAGCGCCGCAACCGGCGCAGCGAACAGGCGAAGCGCAGCCCGTCATGCCAGTCCTGCAGCGGCAGGCGCAGCGCGCCCGGCACCGCGCCCAGCGATCCGTCCAGGTCCAGCGCGACCGGCGCGCTCATGGCGCGGACTCCGCCGCGTCGGTATCCGGGTCGGCGCTGCCGACGTCGTCGCTCTCGAACAGCGGGCGCAGCCGGCGCAACGCGAGCCGCAGCAGCGGATTGCGCAGGTACACCGCGTGCCAGGTGTAGGTGAAGCTGGCGCCGAGTTGCGCCTTCACTTCCGGATCGGTCCAGCCGGCGACATAGGCGCGCAGGCCGTGGCGGCAGGCGTACTCCAGATTGTGCATCCAGCTCAGCGCGTACAGGTTGTGCTCGCGCGCGTCGGGATAGTGCAGGCCGATGTACTTGTCC
This window contains:
- a CDS encoding DegT/DnrJ/EryC1/StrS family aminotransferase, which encodes MRTEIPPTAGLPLRWRDLWPARAPQRLAAQLGLPGALLTCSGTAALVIALRTLAASCRRRQVVVAAYTCPLVALAVAHCGLHLVLCDLLPDSLDPDPAQLAQRCGNDTLAIIATHLGGRLSDLAPLRQAAAACGAMLIEDAAQALGGVHADGTPAGLGGDIGFCSLAVGKGPTLYEGGLLLSRHAPLRHSLADTAARLALPDWRWELRRSVQLLGYAALYRPRALRWAYGAPLRRALRRGDRLGAAGDHFDREIPQHAVGAWREAVGVRASARWPAFLAQLRDQGRRRSARLSTLPGLTVIADTPGAQGSWPILMVLLPDAATRERALAALWPRGLGVAVPFVHALPDYAYLRGIVDPAPMPNARDFAERCLSISNSPWLDEDGFEAIVAVLRQVCAERIGEADHHQARIAAAAHIPL
- a CDS encoding arginase family protein, which encodes MSAPVALDLDGSLGAVPGALRLPLQDWHDGLRFACSLRRLRRFGATLDAALPARHGTVLLGSGDFHHLSLPLIARAARRAQAPLRVVVFDNHPDNMRFPFAVHCGSWVWRVAALPQVARVEVVGITSGDVGAAHAWENHLRPLYRGKLRYWCSGVDVGWARRIGLGAAVRGFASGRELIDAFLQQLHATPMPTYLSLDKDVLDPQDARTNWDQGELRVPHLLAAIALLHGQLIGSDITGEVSLVRYPQWWKRRLAALDAQPPPSPQALPTWQAQQHALNLRLLQALAEAGTAG